One part of the Malus sylvestris chromosome 2, drMalSylv7.2, whole genome shotgun sequence genome encodes these proteins:
- the LOC126588375 gene encoding uncharacterized protein LOC126588375, whose protein sequence is MESYSSSSTTSSTTTYLSQTTQPTKDPLHSVRKSSSKPRKKPAVAPLPPTLPRVYKVDPINFRELVHSLTTAPEFLEPRSLQSVAPPPIDTNMSSLPINVPSSSQIENVSSAPNHVSSCCSSAATEISSPFSMIYKELSDTLELSPMPRHEKVQDSTEDSSCLRLNLQSPSSNHWVSWESVHPGR, encoded by the coding sequence ATGGAATCCTATTCCTCTTCCTCCACaacctcctccaccaccacatACTTGTCCCAAACCACGCAACCCACAAAGGATCCACTCCACTCTGTCCGAAAATCTTCGTCGAAGCCAAGGAAGAAGCCTGCAGTTGCACCACTTCCACCAACCCTACCAAGAGTCTACAAAGTCGACCCCATTAACTTCAGGGAGCTTGTCCACAGCCTCACCACCGCGCCAGAGTTTTTAGAGCCTCGGTCTCTCCAAAGCGTTGCGCCTCCGCCTATCGATACCAATATGTCCTCTCTACCAATTAATGTCCCTTCTTCTTCGCAGATCGAAAATGTGTCCTCTGCTCCAAACCATGTTTCTTCTTGTTGTTCTTCAGCTGCAACTGAAATCAGTTCACCATTTTCCATGATATACAAGGAACTGTCGGATACATTGGAGCTGAGTCCGATGCCTCGCCATGAGAAAGTGCAAGATAGCACGGAGGACTCGAGTTGTCTGAGACTGAATTTGCAGTCGCCGTCTTCCAATCATTGGGTTTCTTGGGAATCTGTCCACCCTGGAAGATAG
- the LOC126588364 gene encoding uncharacterized protein LOC126588364 translates to MESYASSSSASSTTTYLSQTIQPTKGSISTSKQLPNHQSSLHSVRKSSSKPWKKPAVAPLPPTLPRIYKVDPINFRELVQVLTSAPEFMETRSLQSVAPPPIDIPVSSVPNHVPSSSPKISSPFSVMYKELSDTLELSPMPRQQNVHDSTVDSSYLRLNLQSPSSHHWFSFPMLSPGTLSSIERPEVL, encoded by the coding sequence ATGGAATCTTACGCCTCTTCCTCTTCAGcctcctccaccaccacatACTTGTCCCAAACCATACAACCAACAAAGGGTTCAATTTCAACCTCAAAGCAGCTTCCCAATCACCAGTCATCACTCCACTCGGTTCGAAAATCTTCGTCGAAGCCATGGAAGAAACCTGCTGTTGCACCACTTCCACCAACCCTACCAAGAATCTACAAAGTTGACCCCATTAACTTCAGGGAGCTTGTCCAGGTCCTAACCAGCGCGCCAGAGTTTATGGAGACTCGGTCTCTCCAGAGCGTAGCTCCTCCACCGATCGATATCCCTGTGTCTTCTGTACCAAACCATGTCCCTTCTTCTTCACCAAAAATTAGCTCACCATTTTCGGTTATGTACAAGGAATTGTCGGATACATTGGAGCTGAGTCCGATGCCTCGCCAACAGAACGTGCATGATAGCACGGTGGACTCGAGTTACCTGAGACTGAATTTGCAGTCCCCGTCTTCCCATCATTGGTTTTCTTTCCCTATGCTCAGCCCAGGGACTTTGTCCAGTATCGAACGACCCGAAGTTCTTTAG